In Oncorhynchus mykiss isolate Arlee chromosome 32, USDA_OmykA_1.1, whole genome shotgun sequence, the DNA window gAAAGTACAATAAAACGACTTAGAacgttaaagtatttttacttacttGCTTTTACTTTACTTTTACACCACTGTCTCTGATACAGGGTCCAGTACATCTCTTGATGATTTCTTCCTCAAAGAACTCTCGAGCCACGAAGCCTGAATAAGGAGGCAACAGGGAACTATTGTGGAACACATTGCAGTCCGTGAGGTGTAGGCTACAATATCTGATGTAACTGTTTGCTTTGTAAATAGCTAAACCTACCATCAAAAATCAATATATGGGCCTGGTCCCTGGCGAGAAATTGCCTCCCTCCACAAATGGAGTTTGAGGGGATGCTTGGGACTCGGCTTGCTTGATCTTCTTCCCTTTTTTTCTGTAGCAATTTTGAGGAAATTGTTCAAGGGCCACGGTTGATTATTCCGTGGAGATGACGTTATTAAATGCCTCGCCAGCTTCGGTCCATGCCTGGGCCTGCAGCACGCAATGTTCTTTGTTTGTCAGACAATCATTGGGTCGAAactacagaacagaacaaaacaagagaacacacatggttaatgttctgtacattttgttatatatatacataaagtaccagtcaaaagtttggacacaccttctcattcaagggttttactttatttgtaatattttctacattgtagaataatagtgaagacataaaaactttgggatgagttggaccgcaagagtgaaggaaaagcagccaacaagtgctcagcatatgtgggaactccttcaagactgttgtaaaatcattccaggtgaagctggttgagaaaatgccaagagtttgcaaagctgtcatcaaggcaaatggtggctactttaaagaatctcaaatataaaatatattttgatttgtttaacactattttggttactacatgattccatatgtgttatttcgtggTTTTGATGTCATcgctatttttctacaatgtagaaaatagtaaaaataaagaaaaacccttgaataagtaggtgtgtccaaacttttggctggtactgtagatacagtagggagaaaagtatgtgaaccctttggaaatacctggatttctgcataaattggccataaaatgtgatctgatcttcatctaggtcaccacaatagacaaacattctgcttaaactaataacacacaaacaatcatacgctttcatgtctttattgaacacactgtgtaaaaatgcacagtgcagggtggggaaagtatgtgaacccttggatttaataactggttgaccctcctttggcagcaataacctcaaccaaatgttttcagtAGAAATTTTGGACCTTTTTCTCTTTACAAAActatttcagttcagcaatattcttggggtgtctggtgtgaactgctctcttgaggtcatgccacagcatctcaaattGGGTTGAGGACAGGACTCTGAcagggccactccagaaggcgtattttcttctgttgaagcgattctgttgttgatttacttctgtgtttttgggtcgttgtcctgttgcatcacccaacttctgttgagcttcaattggcggacagatagcctaacattctcctgcaaaatgtcttgataaacttgggaattcatttttctgtcgatgatagcTAGCTATCCAGGATcggaggcagcaaagcagccccaaaccatgatgctctctccaccatactttacagttgggatgaggttttgatgttggtgtgttgTGCCTTTTTCCCTctacacatagtgttgtgtgttccttccaaacaactcaactgtagtttcatctgtccacagaatattttgccagtagcgctgtggaacatccaggtgctcttttgcgaaattcaagacgtgcagcaatgtttttttttggacagcagtggcttcttccgtggtgtcctcccatgaacaccattcttgtttagtgttttacatattgtagactcgtcaacggagatgttagcatgttccagagatgtcAGTATGTCATTAGCTGACACGCTCtgattctgcgctgtgctcttgcagtcatctttgcaggatggcaactcctagggagagtagcaaaagtgctgaactttctccgtttatagacaatttgtctttgTCGTTCGCACATTATATTCATCCATCAGAGAGACGATGGCTTGACTAGTCTCGCTGGAAATGGAAAACGATGTAAAAATGTGCAGCAGAATTAAAAGATCAACAGTAGATTTATTTAAAcgttattttttttttgcattattaggCTGTAGCATACTGTACCTGTTCATTTTCCTGGGCTTTCGCATTCGGCGTAATGCCCCATGTACACTAGCACTCTGTGCCGCGTGGTGAAACACAGCTTCCCATTCATGTTTAAATGGAAGGAAAGTGGTGAGAAGCGGAGAGGGCGGGGGGCCATTGGGCGGGGGGGCCATTGGGCGGGGGACCATTGGGCGGGGGGACCATTGGGCGGGGGGGCCATTGGGCGGGGGGACCATTGGGCGGGGGACCATTGGGCGGGGGGACCATTGGGCGGGGGACCATTGGGCGGGGGACCATTGGGCGGGGGATCATTGGGCGGGGGATCATTGGGCGGGGGGACCATTGGGCGGGGGGACCAACACTTCCCAACTTTATGGAAATCACCAGCGGCGACTGCTGGgcgatgaccaatcatatcgagtggttctcCAAAAAAGAATTTGACGCTGTGCGACCCATcactggctgacaaaacattacagtggaagcaaatgtaagtaatTATAAGGTCATAAGGAGTCATGAAAAAAAATGACAGTTGAGAgaaatatgttagttaatgtagcgACAAACAATTATGCATATGTTTTTGTCTTAAGGTTAATTTAGGAAAATCTctatttagccagctagctacattgggggaaaaaagtatttagtcagccaccaattgtgcaagttctcccacttaaaaagatgagagaggcctgtaattttcatcataggtacacatcaactatgacagacaaaatgagaataaaacatccagaaaatcacattgtaggatttttaatgaatttatttgcaaattatggtgaaaaataagtatttggtcaataacaaaagtttatctcaatactatATCTCAATataaaccagcaaaccaggctatcgtcttgtgaaacagtggatgtaaagaatctagctagctaaagcatttactgctaaattaatgtgcaattttgtaagcttgccttgctgaTATTTCAcatgcaatgcagctgaagtaatgtagctagctaactatttccTTGCTTATTGTGCAGTAGAGGATAAAAAtacctgtatgcctatggatgtgtagctagctatgtaGCTGATCTGGGTATGAACCCTAAAACGTTTGGAataaatattagttcagaacctagccATTAACCTCAGCTATCACAGCTTGTTGTATTGACTTCACAACAGTCTGAAtgacattaatgaagcctatggattgagtagaatatatTTTTAGGATCAGAGGACCCAtaccaagtcttttcagtctcctgagggggaaaaggttttgtcgtgccctcttcccgactgtcttggtatgtttggaccatgatagttcgttggagatgtggacaccaaggaacttgaaactctcgacccgctccacttcagccccttcgattttaatgggggcctgttcgacccgccttttcctgtaggccacgatcagctcctttgtcttgctcacattgagggagaggttgttgttctcgcaccacactgccagttctcttacctcctccctgtaggccgtctcatcgttgttggtgatcagacctaccacattgtgtcgtcagcaatcttaatgatggcgttggagtcgtgtttggccatgcagtcatgggtgaacagagagtacaggaggagactaagtatacacccctgaggggccccagtgttgaggataagcgtggcagacctacccttaccatctgggggcggccagtcaggaagtccaggatccagttgcagagggaggtgtttagtcccagggtccttagcttagtgatgagcttcgtgggcactatggtgttgaacgctgagctgtagtcaatgaacagcattctcacataggtgttccttttgtccaggtgagaaagggcagtgtggagtgtgattgagattgcgtcatctgtggatctgttggggcggtatgctaattagagtgggtccagggtatcgtgggaggatgctgttgatgtgagccatgaccagcctttcaaagcccttCTCTCTTTCAGGGGGCTCAGATCATAGTATTTCCAGAGGATGGTCTTCAGGGGTTTAACTTCAGTCGTCTGTCCATCTCTGCTTACCTAGAGACCATCCCTGACCCACAGTCTGAGGACTGGAACCcctgtacacagacagacagacacacccaagagggccaccattgttcctgttcccaagaaagctaaggtaactgagctaaacgactaccgccccgtagcactcacttccgtcatcatgaagtgctttgagagactagtcaaggaccatatcacctccaccctacctgacaccctagacccactccaatttgcttaccgcccaaataggtccacagacgatgcaatctcaaccacactgcacaccgccctaacccatctggacaagaggaatacctatgtgagaatgctgttcattgactacagctcggcattcaacaccatagtaccctccaagctcgtcatcaagctcgagaccaagcagcgcctcttcaacctcaggaggctgaagaaattcggcttgtcaccaaaagcactcacaaacttctacagatgcacaatcgagagcatcctggcgggctgtatcaccgcctggtacggcaactgctccgccctcaaccgtaaggctctccagagggtggtgaggtctgcacaacgcatcaccgggggcaaactacctgccctccaggacacctacaccacccgatgtcacaggaaggccataaagatcatcaaggacatcaaccacccgagccactgcctgttcaccccgctatcatccagaaggcgaggtcagtacaggtgcatcaaagctgggaccgagagactgaaaaacagcttctatctcaaggccatcagactgttaaacagccaccactaacattgagtggctgctgccaacacactgacactgactcaactccagccactttaataatgggaattgatgggaaattatgtaaatatatcactagccactttaaacaatgctaccttatataatgttacttaccctacattattcatctcatatgcatacgtatatactgtactctatatcatcgactgtatccttatgtaatacatgtatcactagccactttaactatgccactttgtttacatactcatctcatatgtatatactgtactcgataccatctactgtatcttgcctatgctgctctgtaccatcactcattcatatatccttatgtacatattctttatccccttacactgtgtacaagacagtagttttggaattgttagttagattacttgttggttattactgcattgtcggaactagaagcacaagcatttcgctacactcgcattaacatctgctaaccatgtgtatgtgacaaataaaatttgatttgatttgatttgacacccaCACTGAGGTATGTACAGGTGCTCACTGACCTGCCCAGTTCAATATTGGttacataaaataaataaataaacacagcaGCTGTGCTGGAGCCTGACGCAATTtctaaaggaagaaccactgtagatGTGACTTTTTATTTCTCATCTATATATACATTTATAGATTTTTATATTGAATATTAAAAAATACAATCTACTTTCAGTGAAGGCGCTCAACATCTACATCACAttcagtcatctaacagactcccatctagagcgATACACAGAAGCAACCAGGGGCAACGTCGTGCTCAACAgcacgtcgacagatctcccacgAGCTCAAAAAACAGGAACCCGAACCAGCATCCTAGAATACAAAAATACtggctaaaaaaaatatatatttggctACTGTATATTTAGAGTGAGCTGCTGCCCCCTAGCGGTCATACCGCAGCGCTGCATGGGTTCAGACTGAAGAACACGCCCTCAGACAAGCCAACAGCCTATCACCGAAGGCAGGAACGATGTCAGATGCACTTTTCAACCATACTCCGCACAGTAAGTAGGAGCCGGCAATACAGCAATAGTCTGCCATAAACacttaaagaagaagaagacggggCAGTAGAAACAACAAACATTTATTAGacatagatagctacagtagctagttaATGTAACAACAACGTGTTAATATTGCATCCATTCTATCAACAGCTATACTTTTGTGAAACAGGTCAGAATTAGAAACAAACTCGCGGTTTTATTTGTTTAACGAGTGTTGAGAACTTTGGACTGAGTGACCATTGAACTCGCACTGACCGGTCCTCCCTATCAGAGTTCCCCATCTATCCCGGGCTCTGGTCAGTCAGCCATGGCCCTCCGTGTCCTCCAGGCCGTGGCGGCGGTGGCTGTTCTTTGTCGGTTCCCCGTAACGTTAACTCGGGCTGGGGACAGGTCAGAGGGGACTCCCGGCCAATCCTACGTGGCTGCGGTATACGAGCACCGGGTTATTCTGAACCCGGAGCCGCACGTACCTCTGTCCCGGGCCGCGGCGCTCAAGCACATGATGAGCAACCTGGATGTGTACGAGGAGCAGGCCGCGCGAGCTGCGGAACAGGTTGGCTacatttaggggggggggggggggtctttgattTAACATAACCAGATGTGTTAGTGCAGGGCTGGAACTAAAGCCTGCACACCCTGCCGCTAAGCTCTTCAGGACTGGGTTACACTTGTCTTTGACAGGAAGGATACACATCAATCTTGCTTTAAGGGCTGGAGTTAGCTTTAAAGCTCTCTTCTCCCTTTCGAGTCTCACCCGTTtccctaattctctctctttcagggGGCACAGATCATAGTATTTCCAGAGGATGGTCTTCAGGGGTTTAACTTCAGTCGTCTGTCCATCTCTGCTTACCTAGAGACCATCCCTGACCCACAGTCTGAGGACTGGAACCcctgtacacagacagacagacacacccataCTGAGGTATGTACAGAGCCGGATCCAGAACGAATCAGTTGGGCGGGCCTTTGATTTCTATATGCGGGTACCTTTTTTTCAGGGGACCTCCTGTGTGTGCAAGCGCATGAACGTtcacaatgttttttttaaacagtgttATAGTAGAGGCAATAGGCAgctcgtgagtttcaagtttggggaagcttacaatttatcctaccatttctaccgatctttGTGCCAGTTATGATTATTTTTATATGCGCATTTTCGTGGAACACTTTCATTTCAATAGTAACGTTTTAATTTCTCAGAATCATTGTCACGTGGTTAATCATAAAACTCGGAAAAATATTTAAGTTAAAATTCAACTAAGGCAAGAATACCAGCCTCAGCCATATGGACACTCTGATACACTGATCTATTGGCAGTTAAATAAATTAGCACATAGAACTGaaagataaataataataataaataaacaataaacaaaacaacaacacagagttacacatggagtaaacaataaacaacaacacagttacacatggagtaaacaataaacaaaacaacaacagagttacacatggagtaaacaataaacaacaacacagttacacatggagtaaacaataaacaacaacacagttacacatggagtaaacaataaacaaaacaacaacagagttacacatggagtaaacaataaacaacaacacagttacacatggagtaaacaataaacaaaacaacaacagagttacacatggagtaaacaataaacaacaacacagttacacatggagtaaacaataaacaaaacaacaacagagttacacatggagtaaacaataaacaacaacacagttacacatggagtaaacaataaacaaaacaacaacagttacacatggagtaaacaataaacaaaacaacaacacagagttacacatggagtaaacaataaacaacaacacagagtttacATGCTTTATTTGAGATTGATGCGTCTTTCTGCCGGGCGCGTGTCTCAAATAAATGATCAATATTTCCAGAGGATGGTcttcaggacacacacacacacatacttacacttggtgtacaaaacataaagaacaccttcctaatattgagttgcagttCATCgaggcatggactacaaggtgttgaaagcgttccacagggatgctggcccatgttgactccaatgcttctcacagttgtgtcaagttggttggatgtcctttgggtggtggaccattcttgatacacacgggaaaccgttgagcgtgaaaaactcagcagcgttgcagttcttgacacaaacaggtgcgcttggcacctactaccatatcctgtttaaaggcacctactaccatatcctgtttaaaggtacctactaccatatcctgttcaaaggcacctactaccatatcctgtttaaaggtacctactaccatatcctgtttaaaggcacctactaccatatcctgtttaaaggtacctactaccatatcctgttcaaaggcacctactaccatatcctgtttaaaggtacctactaccatatcctgtttaaaggcacctactaccatatcctgtttaaaggtacctactaccatatcctgttcaaaggcacctactaccatatcctgtttaaaggtacctactaccatatcctgttcaaaggtacctactaccatatcctgtttaaaggcacctactaccatatcctgtttaaaggtacctactaccatatcctgtttaaaggcacctactaccatatcctgtttaaaggtacctactaccatatcctgtttaaaggtacctactaccatatcctgttcaaaggtacctactaccatatcctgtttaaaggcacctactaccatatcctgtttaaaggtacctactaccatatcctgtttaaaggcacttacatcttttgtcttgcccattcgctctgaatgacacacattctgtacacaatccatgtctcaattgtctcaaggcttaaaagttcttcattaacctgtctccccttcagctacactgattgaagtggatttaacaagtgacatcaataaggatgTCATTGCttccacctggtcagtctgtaatggaaagagctggtgttcctaatgttttgtacactgtgtctTTTGGTCTATTTTTTGGGGGGATCAAATATCGTCAAatgtgtattctgtcctgttctctctCAGGTCCTCCAGAGGTTGAGCTGCATGGCACGACGTCACCGTCTGTACCTGGTGGCCAACATGGCTGACCTCCAGCCCTGCCGCCAGACCTCTCACCCCACCTGCCCCCACGATGGGCGCTGGCAGTTCAACACTGATGTAGTCTTCAGGTTACCGGTGTTGCTTCTGTTTTGAACACGTTGTTCATGTGCCGCTAGAGAATAAAAGGTGGACAGGGAGTTCCAGGTTTTCCAAAACCTCCAGAGGTTCTCTTGGAAATGAcattatattgtgtttatatacaggGATGATGTTTGTGCTATATTGTTAAGAGAATAGGGAAATGACATTATATACAGGGATGATGTTTGTGCTATATTGTTAAGAGAATAGGGAAATTACATTATATACAGGGATGATGTTTGTGCTATATTGTTAAGAGAATAGGGAAATTACATTATATACAGGGATGATGTTTGTGCTATATTGTTAAGAGAATAGGGAAATTACATTATATACAGGGATGATGTTTGTGCTATATTGTTAAGAGAATAGGGAAATTACATTATATACAGGGATGATGTTTGCGCTATATTGTTAAGAGAATAGGGAAATTACATTATATACAGGGATGATGTTTGTGCTCTTGGAATAGGGTAATGACATTATATACAGGGATGATGTTTGTGCTCCTGGAATAGGGAAATTACATTATATACAGGGATGATGTTTGTGCTCCTGGAATAGGGTAATGACATTATATACAGGGATGATGTTTGTGCTCCTGGAATAGGGTAATGACATTATATACAGGGATGATGTTTGTGCTCCTGGAATAGGGTAATGACATTATATACAGGGATGATGTTTGTGCTCCTGGAATAGGGTAATGACATTATATACAGGGATGATGTTTGTGCTCCTGGAATAGGGTAATGACATTATATACAGGGATGATGTTTGTGCTATATTGTTAAGTGGCGTTCATTTAAAACGCGCCCCACCATGAGCCAttctctgtatgtactgtatgtttaataataattgtattattattttttacacaaTGAGTTGAGTTATAGATAgatgaaaaataaatgtttgttgtCCCATTCACTGCAGGTGGGATGGTTCCCTGGCGGCACGCTATCACAAACACAACCTGTACTTTGAGAAGGCCTTCGATGCCCCGCCCACACTGGAGGTGGTGACCTTTGACACGCCGTTCGCCGGACGGTTTGGAGTGTTCACCTGCTTCGACATCCTGTTCCATGACCCTACCGTCAGACTACTGGAGCAGGTACGTACAGGAAGCTcagagggcggcaggtagccctgtggttagagcgttgggccagtaaccaaaaggttttaTGATACTTAACCCGAATTGTTCCTGCATCGCTGTTGTcgatggcagaccctggctgtgacctgCACTCTGAGGGTGTATCAGGGAGAGTAGGATATGTTACAATTTTACAATTCACACACGTATATAAATACACACAGGTgtaataggacaaatataagctcTCACCAAATGATtattatacaaacacacacacacacacacacacacctttttcccCCACAATGTTTGATTATGCATCCAAAATGAAGTTAACagtctgtgttaatgtctctgtgttaatgtctctgtgttaatgtgtctgtgttaatgtgtctgtgttaatgtgtctgtgttaatgtgtctgtgttaatgtgtctgtgttaatgtgtctgtgttaatgtgtctgtgttaatgtctctgtgttaatgtctctgtgttaatgtctctgtgttaatgtgtctgtgttaatgtctctgtgttaatgtctctgtgttaatgtctctgtgttaatgtgtctgtgttaatgtgtctgtgttaatgtctctgtgttaatgtgtctgtgttaatgtctctgtgttaatgtgtctgtgttaatgtctctgtgttaatgtgtctgtgttaatgtctctgtgttaatgtctctgtgttaatgtctctgtgttaatgtctctgtgttaatgtgtctgtgttaatgtgtctgtgttaatgtctctgtgttaatgtctctgtgttaatgtgtctgtgttaatgtctctgtgttaatgtgtctgtgttaatgtctgtgttaatgtgtctgtgttaatgtctctgtgttaatgtgtctgtgttaatgtctctgtgttaatgtctctgtgttaatgtctctgtgttaatgtctctgtgttaatgtgtctgtgttaatgtctctgtgttaatgtctctgtgttaatgtgtctgtgttaatgtctctATCTTTATATTTCTCCTCAGGGTGTCAGACAGATGGTCTACCCTACAgcctggatgaaccagcttcctCTGCTGTCAGCCGTTCAGTTCCAGAGAGCCTTCAGTCTGGGAGCTAACACCACTCTGCTGGCGGCTAACATCAGGGCAGACAGCCTGGGTATGACAGGAAGTGGCATCTTCACCCCTGGTACTGCCATCTACCACCATGCCAGGGCTGGGCAGCCAGAGGAGGGGAGGCTGCTGGTGCTGAGGATACCTGTACTGGACACTGCCTGGCTGGGAACAGAGACGAGGGCCAAGGGGcaggcaggaggagagggagagggggaggcaggaggagagactacaaggggagagggggaggcaggaggaAAGACtgcaagaggagagggggaggcaggaggagagactgcaaggagagagggggaggcaggaggagagggggaggcaggaggagagactgcaagaggagagggggaggcaggaggaCAGACtgcaagaggagagggagaggcaggaggagagggagaggcagaaggagaggcaggaggagagactgcaaggggagagggggaggcaggaggaCAGACTGCTTATACCAGGTCACCTAAGCCTCTGTCTGGACAGAGGGAGGGCAACTCTGGGTTCTGTCTACAGGAGAGCCAACACTGCCAGGAggattctctctctacctctcctcctgccttctctccctcatccccctttcctttcaCCTCCTCTATGATGTATgatcccttctccttcctcctgctGAGTGGTTCAGAGGGCCAGCTGACTGTGTGTGACGGTCGTTTCTGCTGCCACCTGCAGTACCGACGCTCCACACAGGGGGGCAATACGGAGCTCTATGCTCTAGGAGCGTTCTCTGGCACTCACACAGTTAACGGGCGCTACAATGTACAGGTAGGGACCAACGTTTACATTTATACTGAGTAGAACTGGTAAACTGTATACTGAGTAGAACTGGTATACTGAGTAGAACTGGTAAACATTACAACTTCCATTTGGAACTGCTTGGAGTTCTCCTGCACTGTGTATACTTGCAGCATTTGTTAGTATTCAACTTCTAGTTTCACTTgcaagtatacagtataccagtTCTACTCAGTATACAGTTTACCAGTTCTACTCAGTATACAGTTTACCAGTTCTactcagtatacagtataccagtTCTACTCAGTATACAGTTTACCAGTTCTactcagtatacagtataccagtTCTACTCAGTA includes these proteins:
- the btd gene encoding biotinidase yields the protein MALRVLQAVAAVAVLCRFPVTLTRAGDRSEGTPGQSYVAAVYEHRVILNPEPHVPLSRAAALKHMMSNLDVYEEQAARAAEQGAQIIVFPEDGLQGFNFSRLSISAYLETIPDPQSEDWNPCTQTDRHTHTEVLQRLSCMARRHRLYLVANMADLQPCRQTSHPTCPHDGRWQFNTDVVFRWDGSLAARYHKHNLYFEKAFDAPPTLEVVTFDTPFAGRFGVFTCFDILFHDPTVRLLEQGVRQMVYPTAWMNQLPLLSAVQFQRAFSLGANTTLLAANIRADSLGMTGSGIFTPGTAIYHHARAGQPEEGRLLVLRIPVLDTAWLGTETRAKGQAGGEGEGEAGGETTRGEGEESQHCQEDSLSTSPPAFSPSSPFPFTSSMMYDPFSFLLLSGSEGQLTVCDGRFCCHLQYRRSTQGGNTELYALGAFSGTHTVNGRYNVQVCALVRCLGSEVSSCGQEVEEAESRVDFLLEGKFRTRYVYPSLLGSSMVLEQPDQVKTTADGRVAMEHSGMTVGLVTACLYGRVYDQD